CTTGAAGAGTCATCCTTATGACATGTGCATCGGTTATCCGGCTGTCATAGGTTACATTTACCGTCCTTTTAGGGACGTTTACGTTTACACGGGAAACCCCATTAATAGAGGTAATGAGCGTGGTAACCATGTCTTTGCAATACCTGCAAATCAGATCATCTACTACAAGTGTTGTCTCCCTGATGTTTTCACCCCCGAATCATCACCTGCTTTAAAACAGGCGCTTTACCCATATTATAAAAATCTGTACCTTTTACTATATAATTAATTCCTCGTGAACAATAAATAAAGTCTCTTGAGACTCTATTTTGAAGACTATTAAACGCCTTATTCCAATTCAGGAAGGCTCATACCCGTTTTCCTGAACTACAGCCTTTATTTTCTTTACGTCAGTCTTTCCTTCGTCGAATTCGACAACCGCCTGTTTGTTCTCAAGGCTCACGTCTACTTTCTTTACGCCTTCCAAACCTTCAATTGCCTTTTTAACTCTCATAACGCAGTGTCCGCAGGACATGCCTTCAACTTTTATGGTTTCCTTAGTTATGATTTCTACCTCCGTCTAATTTTTACTGAACGAGTTAACATAGTAATTTAATGGAATACTGCATGATTGAACAGATATATGATGTCCGGTCTA
The Methanosarcina sp. WWM596 DNA segment above includes these coding regions:
- a CDS encoding heavy-metal-associated domain-containing protein, whose product is MRETTLVVDDLICRYCKDMVTTLITSINGVSRVNVNVPKRTVNVTYDSRITDAHVIRMTLQEAGYKNIIESFNAF
- a CDS encoding heavy-metal-associated domain-containing protein yields the protein MITKETIKVEGMSCGHCVMRVKKAIEGLEGVKKVDVSLENKQAVVEFDEGKTDVKKIKAVVQENGYEPS